GGAGGGATTTTTTGCAAGGTCAAGGAAATCAAGGGTTTCGCCGAGTCGTACTGCTGTACGTCGCACAAGCAAATCTGAAGATTGACGCAGAGATTGCGAAAAAGCACCCTTGACCGATGAAAACTAAATAGGATTTCAAATATGATGGTCCGCTAAATTTTCAGGTGCAATATGGCTGAAGAAAAGAGCAGAAAAAAAGAAGGCAAACCTTTCTCCCGGAAGAAGAAATCGCCCGATAAAAAGGACGAAGAGACCTTTCGTCTTGTCCGTATAGGCGCATCCACCATGGCCATCAGGAAGAGCGGCTTTTTTGACATCGTTCAAGATACGCAGATCCATCACATCCCCCTGACGCCTGATTATTTCGAAGGCATTGCAGACATTGAAGGCACGACTATAAGCGCCTTTGACCTTGCAAAACTTATCGCTCTGCCGGCAAAAGGCTCATTAAAAAAATCGCTCCTCATTGTTGCCAGGGAAAAACCGGCGGCCGCCTTTACCGTCGATGAAATCCTTAATGAAGAAAGAATCAGAAAAGATGACCTTCTTCCCCTGCCCGCTTACCTCAAAAGCCTGACCATAGACAGCGTCATTTCTTCGGGAGGCAAGCTTATCCCCATCATTAACATAAAAAACCTTTACGGGACCATCATTTCCGATGAATGGCAAAAAGCCTCACCTTCACTTATCCCGCCCCGGGAGAAAAAACAAGGTGAGAAGAAAAAAGAACTGACATTTTTCGATCTTGGAGGGGAGCAATTTGCCACAGGGGGTATTGAAGAAGAGTTGCCTTATGATGCTCAAAAAATAACCGCTCTTTCCGCCCTTCCGGAATTTATCAGGGGTATCTCTTTTCACAAGGGAGAACTCATTACCATTATCGACGCCTGCCTGAGAATTACAGGAAAAAAAGCGCCTCAGAGGGGAAGACTTCTTATCACTCGCATAGGGGATGATCTCTTCGGATTTATCACGGGAAAGGCCCTTAAAACCTCAAAAAAAGAGGAAGAAAAAAGGACCGGCCTGCCTCTTTTGGCGGAAAAACCCTGGATAAAAAATGTTGCCCTCAGGAAAAAAGAACTTATTCCCCTTGTGGAACTCGATAAACTCCTCGATCCCCGTGAGGACGAAGGAGCGGCATCAAAAGCGATTGATACCTGCAAACCGGACCTGTCACTGCAATCAAGGTTTGCAAAAGAGAAACTGGGCGTACGCGATTTCCTCATATCGGACAGGCGGTATGCTCTGCCCGCTGAGCAGGTAAAGGATGTCATACCTTACAGCCCCGGCAGAAGCCTTCCGCTTCTCCCCTCCATTATTGCCGGTGTCCGGGATTATAAGGGAAAGGTCCTTCCCATTGTTGATATAACCACCTGCTTCGGCTTTCGCTCCCGGCCCGGCAAGGGATGGAAAATGCTCGTCATGGAGAATGGCGATTTTTCTGCGCTTGTGCTTGCTCAGGCAGTCTTTGACGAACATCTTCTCCAGGCGCAGCAACAAAAAGCAGTGCCTGTTATCATGAAACACCGTTTTCTCTACGGTTGCTATACAGATGAAGAAACAAAAGGCGTCCGCCTCATTCCCGATATTTACAAGCTCTGCATCCACTTCGATGAAACGATGGTAAGAGATATTTTTGAATCCATGAAAGAGCACGAAAAAGCCGTCGCCTTTTCCACTGAAGAAAAAGCGGAAGAAGAACAACTCACGCCTGCAGTTGAAAGGAAAGAAGAAGCGCCTCCTGGAGGAAAAATTGAAGAAAAAGAAGTTCTTCAGGAAACAGCCCCGCCAAAAACCGGTGAAAAAGGAGAAGAAAGGATCACTCATGAAGACATGTTCCCCGGACAAAAACCGTTAAAGGACATTGCGCAGGCAGAGAAAAAAGGGGGCGAGGAAAGCGGGGAAATCCTTAAAGGGGAGGAAGAAGAGATAAAACCACGGGAACCCTCTCCGGAGCCTGTCACTCCTGCCGAATCCATCGATAAAGGCGGTGGGCCCACAGGAAAAATTGCAGAAGAAACAGAAAGAGAAGCGCCTCCTGAAAGAACAATTGAAGAAAAAGAAGTTCTTCAGGAAACAGCCCCGCCAAAAACCGGTGAAGAAGGAGAAGAAAGGATCACTCATGAAGACATGTTCCCCGGGCAGAAACCTTTAAAGGACATTGCGCAGGAAGAGAAGAAAGGGGGCGAGGAAAGCGGGGAAATCCTTAAAGAGGAGGAAGAAGTTCCTTTCCATGTAAAGGAACCTTTTCATGAAAGAAAAGAAGAAAGAGAAACCATTAAAGAGGAGACGTCCCCCACAACAGGAGAAGAGATAAAAACACGGGAACCCTCTCCGAAGCCTGTCACTCCTGCCGAATCCATCTATAACGGCGGTGGTCGCACTGGAAAGATCATTCTGCTCATCATCCTTCTTGCAGCTGCGCTCATTTATTTCTTTTTTGGTTATGAAAAGAAGCCGGCTTCTCTCTTGGAAAAAGAGATGAGGCATCCAACTCCCGTCGCAATTCCACCTTATGTAAGTAAGGACAGCAGCGAAAAGCAGCCAGGGAAAGAAGCGACTAAAAAGGAAGCGCCTCGGGAAGATAAAGTTCCATCAAAGGTTGGTCCTGTAGAAGAGGAGAGATTAGCCGAAGAGGAACGACTGGCCGAAGAGAAGCAACTGGCTGAAGAAAAGCAACTGGCTGAAGAAAAGCAACTGGCTGAAGAGAAGCAACTGGCTGAAGAGAAGCAACTGGCTGAAGAAAAGCAACTGGCTGAAGAGAAGCAACTGGCCGAAGAGAAGCAACTGGCTGAAGAAAAGCAACTGGCTGAAGAAAAGCGACTGGCTGAAGAGAAGCGACTGGCTGAAGAGAAGCGACTGGCCGAAGAAAAGCGATTGGCTGAAGAGAAGCAACTGGCTGAAGAGAAGCGACTGGCTGAAGAGGAGCGATTGGCTGAAGAGAAGCGACTGGCTGAAGAGAAGCGATTGGCCGAAGAAAAGAAACTGCCAAAAGAAGTGCGCAAAGAACGGGCCAAACCGATTATGAGAAAAGGAAGAAGCTACCCACCTCTTGGGGAGTTTGATTATTATACCGTCCGCAAAGGGGACACCCTCTGGGATATTGCAGAGGCCTACAGTCAAAACCCTTTCGATTATCATCTCGTAGCCGAAGACAACCGGATCGTCAATCCCGACCTCATTTATCCGGAGCAAAAACTGAGGCTGCAAAGAAAGTGGAAGAAGAAAAAAGCGCCCGCCCAGGGTGAAAGATAAAAAACCTCAATCTACAAATAGGGCGAAAACAACCAGCACAGAGCGTCGCGAAGCCTTACGGGCAAAGCCCTTCCATCAAGTTCTTCAAGACTGAGCTTACGTGAAAGGAGCCTTCTTTCTTCCACATAGCCGGCCAGTTTGCGGGCCAGCTTTTCATCATACACCTCTACCATCAGTTCAAAATTAAGACGCAAACTTCGCGCGTCGAAGTTTGCCGACCCGATCTGCAGGTAATGATCATCAACGAGGAAAAGCTTGCCATGGGCAAAGGGAGGTGGCTGATAGCAGACCTCCACTCCCCACTGTACCAGTTCCCACAACATATTGCGCATAGCCCAGTGTACGATAAGATGATTATTTTTCTCAGGAAGGACAAGAGTAACATCAACCCCCCTGAGAGCCGCTGCCTGCAAGGCGCCGATAAGTTCACGAGGCGGAAGAAAGTAAGGGGTAAGGATGGTAATTTTCTTTCTTGCTGTTGCAATGGAACTGATAAATATCATTATGAGCTTATCAATATCTTCATCAGGGCCGTCGAGAATGGTTCGGCAAAGGGCATTGCCGGAGAGTTCTTTATAATGAAAAGGGGCAGGTTTGCCGCCTGCTCCCCCTGACGCAAAATCCCAGTCTTTCAGGAAGGCCTGTTCAAGCTGGTTAACAACGGAACCGACCAGTTTAAAATGAATGTCTGTAGTGCATTTCCGACGATTGCTCTCTCCTTCCAGGTGCCTGTCCCTTATGTTCATACCGCCGGTAAAAGCTACTTTACCATCTGCAACAAGCAGCTTTCTGTGATTACGAAGATTGATATGCAGAAAAGGGGGCAAAAAGGTGGGGGGCAGGTAGCGGAAAAAACCGACACCCTTTTTCCTGAGACCGGAGCCGCTTCTTGGCAAAGAATACCATTCACCGAAACCGTCGATAAGCACCCTCACATCGACGCCTCTTGCCGTCGCCCCGGCCAACGCATCAATAAAAGTATTGCCTGTCTTGTCGCTTTCGAAAATATAGGTGCTCAGATATACCCGCTCAGAGGCCGAATCAATGGCCTCCAGCATAGCGGGATAAGCCTCTTCACCATTAAAAAGCGGTTCCACCCGGTTTCCCCGGGTCAGTGGATTGCCGGCAAGAACATGGGATATTCCGGCAGGCACAAAATAATCATCAGGAAGGTTAAAGTCTGCCAACAAGGCTTTG
This genomic window from Deltaproteobacteria bacterium contains:
- a CDS encoding chemotaxis protein CheW — its product is MAEEKSRKKEGKPFSRKKKSPDKKDEETFRLVRIGASTMAIRKSGFFDIVQDTQIHHIPLTPDYFEGIADIEGTTISAFDLAKLIALPAKGSLKKSLLIVAREKPAAAFTVDEILNEERIRKDDLLPLPAYLKSLTIDSVISSGGKLIPIINIKNLYGTIISDEWQKASPSLIPPREKKQGEKKKELTFFDLGGEQFATGGIEEELPYDAQKITALSALPEFIRGISFHKGELITIIDACLRITGKKAPQRGRLLITRIGDDLFGFITGKALKTSKKEEEKRTGLPLLAEKPWIKNVALRKKELIPLVELDKLLDPREDEGAASKAIDTCKPDLSLQSRFAKEKLGVRDFLISDRRYALPAEQVKDVIPYSPGRSLPLLPSIIAGVRDYKGKVLPIVDITTCFGFRSRPGKGWKMLVMENGDFSALVLAQAVFDEHLLQAQQQKAVPVIMKHRFLYGCYTDEETKGVRLIPDIYKLCIHFDETMVRDIFESMKEHEKAVAFSTEEKAEEEQLTPAVERKEEAPPGGKIEEKEVLQETAPPKTGEKGEERITHEDMFPGQKPLKDIAQAEKKGGEESGEILKGEEEEIKPREPSPEPVTPAESIDKGGGPTGKIAEETEREAPPERTIEEKEVLQETAPPKTGEEGEERITHEDMFPGQKPLKDIAQEEKKGGEESGEILKEEEEVPFHVKEPFHERKEERETIKEETSPTTGEEIKTREPSPKPVTPAESIYNGGGRTGKIILLIILLAAALIYFFFGYEKKPASLLEKEMRHPTPVAIPPYVSKDSSEKQPGKEATKKEAPREDKVPSKVGPVEEERLAEEERLAEEKQLAEEKQLAEEKQLAEEKQLAEEKQLAEEKQLAEEKQLAEEKQLAEEKQLAEEKRLAEEKRLAEEKRLAEEKRLAEEKQLAEEKRLAEEERLAEEKRLAEEKRLAEEKKLPKEVRKERAKPIMRKGRSYPPLGEFDYYTVRKGDTLWDIAEAYSQNPFDYHLVAEDNRIVNPDLIYPEQKLRLQRKWKKKKAPAQGER
- a CDS encoding phospholipase D-like domain-containing protein, giving the protein MGWLKWLFLGFDIILALFSAGHALLYKRNPRAAFGWIALCLTFPLAGPLLYFIFGINRINTRARELHGKKIFALPAGYERLRHESKALLADFNLPDDYFVPAGISHVLAGNPLTRGNRVEPLFNGEEAYPAMLEAIDSASERVYLSTYIFESDKTGNTFIDALAGATARGVDVRVLIDGFGEWYSLPRSGSGLRKKGVGFFRYLPPTFLPPFLHINLRNHRKLLVADGKVAFTGGMNIRDRHLEGESNRRKCTTDIHFKLVGSVVNQLEQAFLKDWDFASGGAGGKPAPFHYKELSGNALCRTILDGPDEDIDKLIMIFISSIATARKKITILTPYFLPPRELIGALQAAALRGVDVTLVLPEKNNHLIVHWAMRNMLWELVQWGVEVCYQPPPFAHGKLFLVDDHYLQIGSANFDARSLRLNFELMVEVYDEKLARKLAGYVEERRLLSRKLSLEELDGRALPVRLRDALCWLFSPYL